Proteins encoded together in one Deinococcus irradiatisoli window:
- a CDS encoding AAA family ATPase, translated as MQLTVGGPVTYRRYWTKSRSRSIHRSVLLKACLYATSSSSDILADLLSVFEGHHQLELVVLMGLPGSGKTTFYRERFAETHAHVSKDLFPNNRNKACRQQSLLEEAFQAGLSVVLDNTNPTVSDRAGAITLARTYSAFITGYVFPRDVAASIERNTRRQGKARVPDVAIYTSAKRWQTPSRSEGFDALFTVHLIPEGFFELLPLES; from the coding sequence ATGCAGCTCACTGTGGGAGGCCCGGTAACGTACCGCAGATACTGGACGAAGTCCAGAAGTCGGTCAATCCACAGATCGGTACTCCTGAAGGCGTGCCTCTACGCCACCAGTTCGAGCAGCGACATCCTCGCTGACCTCCTGTCTGTATTCGAAGGACATCACCAGCTCGAACTCGTGGTCCTGATGGGCCTGCCAGGAAGCGGCAAGACCACCTTCTACCGGGAACGCTTCGCAGAGACGCACGCCCACGTGAGCAAGGACCTATTCCCGAACAACCGCAACAAGGCCTGCCGCCAGCAGTCCCTGCTGGAAGAGGCATTCCAGGCCGGCCTCAGCGTCGTGTTGGACAATACCAACCCCACGGTGTCGGACCGTGCTGGAGCCATCACGCTCGCCCGAACCTATAGCGCCTTCATCACAGGCTACGTGTTTCCTCGGGATGTCGCTGCTTCCATCGAGCGCAACACACGCCGCCAGGGAAAGGCCCGTGTCCCGGACGTCGCCATCTACACCTCGGCCAAACGCTGGCAGACGCCCAGCCGGAGTGAAGGGTTCGACGCCCTTTTCACCGTACACCTGATCCCGGAAGGGTTTTTCGAGCTCCTGCCCCTGGAGTCCTGA
- a CDS encoding tRNA(His) guanylyltransferase Thg1 family protein, with product MNNDAFEARLRALEYYHSLKIVPGTWVVLRVDGRGFSRFTQERFSKPFDDRFNALMVTTAQALLEEFQGIYAYTESDEISVLFPPSWTLFDREVEKLVSLSAAMASATFTLACGERATFDSRVWIGVAEQDVIDYFRWRQSDAVRCALNGWAYWTLRQEGRSVSEATHTLEGQTTAFKNELLYERGINFNELPAWQRRGVGLYWEIYLKEGVNPLTVQTVLTERRRVKVDRNLPMKEDYSAFLKTRLRPIAQQTVKDGI from the coding sequence ATGAACAATGACGCCTTCGAGGCCCGCCTGCGCGCCCTCGAGTACTACCACAGCCTCAAGATCGTCCCCGGCACCTGGGTGGTGCTGCGCGTAGACGGACGTGGCTTTTCCAGATTCACCCAGGAACGCTTCAGTAAACCCTTCGACGATCGTTTCAATGCCCTGATGGTCACCACCGCCCAGGCGCTGCTCGAAGAATTCCAGGGCATCTACGCGTACACGGAGAGCGATGAGATCAGCGTGCTGTTTCCTCCGTCCTGGACCCTATTCGATCGGGAAGTTGAAAAACTGGTCAGTTTGAGTGCCGCCATGGCTAGTGCGACCTTTACTCTTGCGTGCGGCGAACGCGCCACCTTCGACAGCCGCGTCTGGATCGGTGTGGCTGAGCAGGACGTGATTGATTACTTCCGCTGGCGTCAGTCCGATGCGGTACGCTGCGCCCTGAATGGTTGGGCGTACTGGACACTCCGCCAGGAAGGGAGGAGTGTGTCCGAGGCGACCCACACGCTCGAGGGTCAGACTACCGCGTTTAAGAACGAACTTCTGTACGAGCGTGGCATCAATTTCAACGAACTGCCGGCCTGGCAACGGCGAGGCGTGGGCTTGTACTGGGAGATCTACCTCAAGGAAGGCGTGAATCCCCTCACTGTTCAGACCGTCCTGACCGAGCGCCGACGGGTGAAGGTCGACCGGAACCTGCCGATGAAAGAGGACTACAGCGCTTTTTTGAAGACACGCCTCCGTCCGATTGCGCAGCAGACGGTCAAGGATGGGATCTGA
- a CDS encoding nucleotidyltransferase domain-containing protein: MVTRTALHTPGGLVLEPAGSLGVVVQAPTDPQHAYRVRFPDGNEHSLLRRQLSLYREHQDLLAPGETDWWPQVQLRVVVGSRAFGLDTDTSDIDRRGFYLPTAEQHWSLWGVPEQLENDETQEVYWELQKFLTLALKANPNVLEVLSSPLVEHATPLAQELLDMNSAFLSTLVYQTYNGYVLSQFKRLEADLRNHGEIRWKHAMHLLRLLLSGIAVLEKGEVLVHVGEHRETLLAVKRGELAWDELNRWRLALHRQFDDAVAHSRLPDRPDYGRVNAYLLRARKAQLEITP; encoded by the coding sequence GTGGTCACGCGGACCGCCCTCCACACGCCCGGCGGCCTTGTTCTGGAGCCGGCTGGATCGTTGGGCGTGGTGGTGCAGGCGCCGACCGATCCACAGCACGCCTACCGGGTCCGGTTTCCCGACGGCAACGAACACAGCCTGCTGAGGCGCCAGCTGAGCCTGTACCGCGAACATCAGGACCTGCTGGCACCAGGGGAGACGGACTGGTGGCCACAGGTTCAGTTGCGGGTAGTGGTGGGCTCGCGGGCCTTCGGGCTCGACACCGACACCTCCGACATTGATCGGCGCGGCTTCTACCTGCCGACCGCCGAGCAGCACTGGTCGCTGTGGGGCGTGCCGGAGCAGCTGGAGAACGACGAGACCCAGGAGGTCTACTGGGAGCTGCAAAAGTTCCTGACCCTGGCCCTGAAGGCCAATCCCAACGTGCTGGAGGTGCTGTCCAGCCCGCTGGTCGAGCACGCGACCCCGTTGGCTCAGGAACTGCTCGACATGAACAGTGCCTTCCTCTCCACGCTGGTGTATCAAACCTACAACGGGTACGTCCTGAGCCAGTTCAAGCGCTTGGAGGCCGACCTGCGCAACCACGGCGAGATCCGTTGGAAGCATGCCATGCACCTCCTGCGGCTGCTGCTCTCGGGCATCGCGGTGCTGGAAAAGGGCGAGGTGCTGGTGCACGTCGGCGAGCACCGAGAAACCCTGCTGGCCGTCAAGCGCGGAGAGCTGGCCTGGGACGAGCTGAACCGCTGGCGCCTGGCATTGCACCGCCAATTCGACGACGCTGTCGCCCACAGCCGCCTCCCTGACCGCCCGGACTACGGACGCGTAAACGCCTATTTACTCCGCGCCCGCAAAGCACAGCTGGAGATCACCCCATGA
- a CDS encoding AAA family ATPase produces MRPLLEALRRGEQPDFAALVAALGDVLPLLDQLGDTEQDPLWHAEGNVAVHTRLVLDEAYRVAEAAQLLPDQRLSLVLAALLHDIGKPLATRRAEDETGQPRVISPRHADRGRSYLAYRLPQLELPTEVQRIVMAQVGHHHDLGRTLDTGTPAAYRRLARQVPLRLLYLLEVADTRGRITADQASRLENLELFRLQAEDYGVWDGEDPYADWAMSIQAALPDAPAALLDLTVQRGILDHEAGLIHNPEEAVARGYRARAGFPELVVTCGPSGSGKSSWVAEHLPDHTVVSLDALRQELAGKRADQSLNGRVLQEAKERLRVVLRRNGRVVWDATNTRRDFRRIPLGLGFDYGALVTLAVFQPPLSAIFGRNPGREHAVPAQVLAQQVEHAEFPYLPEAHRTLVLDEFHRLILLAGFSVARIGGAPSRPRDLW; encoded by the coding sequence ATGAGGCCGCTCCTCGAAGCGCTGCGACGCGGTGAACAGCCGGACTTCGCGGCACTCGTGGCGGCCCTCGGCGACGTGCTGCCGCTCCTGGACCAACTGGGCGATACCGAACAGGACCCTCTGTGGCACGCCGAGGGCAATGTGGCGGTGCATACCAGGCTGGTGCTGGACGAGGCGTACCGGGTGGCCGAAGCCGCCCAACTGCTCCCCGATCAGCGCCTGAGTCTGGTGCTGGCCGCCTTGCTGCACGATATCGGCAAGCCACTGGCCACCCGCCGCGCCGAGGACGAAACGGGCCAGCCGCGGGTGATCTCGCCCCGCCACGCCGACCGGGGCCGCTCGTACCTGGCTTACCGCCTGCCGCAACTGGAGCTGCCGACCGAAGTCCAGCGGATCGTCATGGCCCAGGTCGGGCATCACCACGACCTGGGCCGCACGCTGGACACAGGAACGCCAGCTGCCTACCGCCGACTGGCCCGCCAGGTTCCCCTGCGGCTGCTGTACTTGCTGGAGGTGGCCGACACCCGTGGCCGTATCACCGCCGATCAGGCCTCGCGGTTGGAGAACCTGGAGCTCTTTCGTCTGCAGGCCGAGGACTATGGCGTGTGGGATGGGGAAGACCCCTACGCCGACTGGGCTATGAGCATCCAGGCCGCCCTGCCGGATGCCCCCGCCGCTTTGCTGGACCTGACCGTGCAGCGCGGCATCCTCGACCACGAGGCGGGGCTGATTCACAACCCAGAAGAGGCCGTCGCACGCGGTTATCGTGCCCGCGCCGGCTTCCCGGAGCTGGTGGTCACCTGCGGCCCCAGTGGGTCGGGGAAGAGCAGCTGGGTTGCCGAGCACCTGCCAGACCACACCGTCGTGTCCCTCGACGCGCTGCGGCAAGAGCTGGCGGGCAAGCGGGCCGACCAGTCGTTGAACGGGCGGGTGCTTCAGGAAGCCAAGGAGCGGTTACGGGTGGTGTTGCGGCGAAACGGCCGGGTGGTCTGGGACGCCACCAACACCCGGCGCGACTTCCGGCGCATCCCCCTCGGGCTCGGCTTCGACTACGGCGCCCTGGTGACCCTGGCGGTGTTTCAACCTCCGCTCAGCGCCATTTTTGGGCGCAATCCTGGCCGGGAGCACGCGGTGCCGGCGCAGGTGCTGGCCCAGCAGGTCGAGCACGCCGAATTTCCCTACCTGCCGGAGGCGCACCGCACCCTCGTGTTAGACGAGTTTCACCGCTTGATCCTACTGGCCGGGTTCTCGGTCGCCAGGATCGGGGGCGCGCCCAGCCGTCCCCGCGACCTCTGGTAG
- a CDS encoding 3' terminal RNA ribose 2'-O-methyltransferase Hen1, protein MLLTLTTTHRPATDLGYLLHKHPERVFSFTLPVGRAQVFYPEANEERCTAALLVELDPVALSRGKAGQGSGAPLEPYVNDRPYAASSYLTAAVREAFGTAMSGRSKERQALADQALPFEVHLPALPSRGGPDLALRLFGPLGYQVDGRVWPLDPNFPEWGDSLYLDLKLSGCVPLKVLLAQLTLLIPVLDDAKHYFVTDEEIERLQRLGAGWLENHPERDLILKRSLKHQRDLLRLANAAFGQEEPIAVAAPLSLNAQRLAAVEAELATSGAIRVLDLGCGEGHLLRPLLANPQFREIVGMDVSPRELERARRYLRLDELPPVVRDRLKLIQGSLTYRDARLRGYDAAALVEVIEHLDEARLWTLERVVFGDARPGTVVVTTPNAEYNARYSFLGEGEARHQDHRFEWDRPTFRTWAERVGEAYGYSVIFKPVGEEDPELGSPTQMAVFTRQGP, encoded by the coding sequence ATGCTGTTGACCCTGACGACCACGCACCGCCCTGCCACCGACCTCGGCTACCTGCTGCACAAGCACCCCGAGCGGGTGTTTTCCTTCACCCTGCCGGTGGGCCGGGCCCAGGTGTTCTACCCCGAGGCCAACGAAGAGCGCTGCACGGCCGCGCTCCTGGTGGAGCTCGATCCGGTGGCGTTGTCGCGTGGCAAGGCGGGCCAGGGGAGTGGTGCTCCGCTCGAACCCTATGTCAACGACCGCCCGTATGCGGCCAGCAGTTATCTCACTGCCGCTGTCCGGGAAGCCTTCGGCACCGCCATGAGTGGACGCAGCAAGGAGCGCCAGGCGCTGGCCGATCAGGCGCTGCCGTTCGAGGTGCACCTGCCCGCCCTGCCCAGCCGGGGCGGACCGGACCTGGCCCTTCGCCTGTTCGGCCCGCTCGGGTACCAGGTAGACGGCCGGGTGTGGCCGCTGGACCCGAATTTTCCGGAATGGGGTGACAGTCTCTACCTGGACCTGAAGCTCAGCGGCTGCGTGCCGTTGAAGGTACTGCTGGCCCAGTTGACCCTGCTCATTCCCGTACTGGACGATGCCAAGCATTACTTTGTGACCGACGAGGAGATCGAGCGGCTTCAGCGGCTGGGTGCAGGCTGGCTGGAGAACCATCCGGAACGGGACCTGATTTTGAAGCGGTCACTCAAGCATCAGCGTGACCTGCTCCGCCTGGCGAACGCGGCTTTCGGGCAAGAGGAACCCATCGCCGTGGCAGCGCCTCTCTCGCTGAATGCTCAGCGCCTCGCTGCTGTGGAGGCAGAACTCGCGACCAGCGGTGCCATACGTGTCCTCGACCTCGGGTGTGGGGAAGGTCATCTGCTGCGTCCGCTGCTGGCCAATCCGCAGTTCCGGGAAATCGTGGGGATGGACGTCAGTCCCCGCGAGCTGGAACGGGCCCGGCGTTACTTGCGGCTCGACGAGTTGCCGCCCGTGGTGCGAGACCGCCTGAAGTTGATCCAGGGCTCGTTGACCTACCGAGACGCCCGGTTGCGGGGCTACGATGCCGCCGCCCTGGTGGAGGTCATCGAACACCTCGACGAGGCCCGGCTGTGGACGCTCGAGCGGGTGGTGTTCGGGGACGCCCGGCCCGGCACGGTGGTGGTCACCACGCCCAATGCCGAGTACAACGCCCGCTATTCCTTTCTCGGAGAAGGGGAAGCCCGGCATCAGGATCACCGCTTCGAGTGGGACCGCCCAACTTTCCGGACCTGGGCGGAGCGGGTGGGCGAGGCTTACGGGTACAGCGTCATCTTCAAGCCGGTCGGGGAGGAAGACCCGGAGCTCGGCTCTCCGACCCAGATGGCCGTGTTCACCAGACAAGGACCGTGA
- a CDS encoding nucleotidyltransferase domain-containing protein, translating to MTTSLTFPAPLYDAARTHPYPLLFATVSGAHLYGFASPDSDWDLRGVHLLPATEVLGLHELRETIGNEQVIDGLELDLVTHDARKFMTLMLKPNGYVLEQLHSPLVVKTTPEHAELIALGRRCVTKYHAHHYLGFSAGQWKLLNREDPPRIKPLLYTFRTLLTGLHLMRTGEIEANLMVLNKNARLPYLDELIAQKRAGREKEPLRGDLAFYEAEFRRLTGELEEAREVTHLPAKVEAGVVEALSHLLVRLRMNDAG from the coding sequence ATGACCACGTCCCTGACCTTTCCGGCTCCGCTGTACGACGCAGCCCGAACCCATCCCTATCCGCTGCTGTTTGCCACCGTCAGTGGAGCGCATCTCTACGGCTTTGCCAGCCCCGACAGCGACTGGGATCTTCGCGGCGTGCATCTGCTGCCGGCCACTGAAGTGCTGGGCCTGCACGAACTGCGCGAGACCATCGGGAATGAGCAGGTTATAGATGGCCTGGAACTCGACCTCGTCACCCACGACGCCAGGAAGTTCATGACCTTGATGCTCAAACCCAACGGCTATGTGCTGGAACAGCTGCACTCGCCGCTGGTGGTAAAGACCACTCCGGAGCATGCCGAGCTGATCGCCCTGGGCCGCCGCTGCGTGACCAAGTACCATGCCCACCATTACCTGGGGTTCAGTGCCGGGCAGTGGAAACTGCTCAACCGCGAGGACCCGCCGAGGATCAAGCCGCTGCTCTATACCTTCCGTACCCTGTTGACCGGCCTGCACCTGATGCGGACGGGCGAGATTGAGGCCAACCTGATGGTGCTGAACAAAAACGCGCGGCTGCCCTACCTCGACGAGCTGATCGCGCAGAAACGGGCTGGCCGGGAAAAGGAGCCGCTGCGGGGTGACCTGGCTTTTTACGAAGCCGAGTTCCGGCGCCTGACTGGAGAGCTCGAGGAAGCCAGGGAGGTCACGCACCTGCCGGCGAAGGTAGAGGCTGGGGTGGTGGAGGCTCTGAGCCACTTGTTGGTCCGGCTAAGGATGAACGATGCCGGTTGA